A window of Trichoderma atroviride chromosome 3, complete sequence contains these coding sequences:
- a CDS encoding uncharacterized protein (TransMembrane:12 (i49-69o107-127i134-152o158-180i192-215o227-244i313-331o351-369i376-397o409-430i450-466o478-494i)), which translates to MEKSNLGVTHTEDLPIEADEKYDINEITDKAKQGAEAEHNLAPLQALRLYPKAIFWCLVVSACVIMEGYDTNLLGNFYAYPEFAKKYGKFNEASGNYQLTAPWQAGLGNASGVGSFFGTLLNGYLVMKFGHVRVILASLVALSAFIFIVFFAPNTKVLLVGELLCGLPWGIFATTAPAYASEVLPMTLRVYLTSWTNMCFIIGQLISAGIMAGLVNNTTEWSYRVPFAIQWFWPVVLFPIIWFAPDSPWHLVRQGRHAEAKESLRKLRSNPSEEELQESLNLIIYTNNLEEQLEVGTSYWDCFKGFELRRTEIACVVFSGQVLSGLNFAYNSTYFFQQVGLTTTQTYHLNVGGNGMALFGTIVSWILVMPYVGRRTAYVTGMFVMSIILIIIGGLNAKTSDHNIGMAQAVLTLIWTFVFQLSAGQLGWALPAELGSTRLRQKTVCLARNAYAIASIVAGVLQPYFMNPTEWNLKGYTGFVWGGTAFITFVWAYFRLPESKDRTYEELDILFARRVPARKFASYKIDAFQSDALP; encoded by the coding sequence ATGGAGAAGTCAAATCTGGGGGTGACCCACACAGAAGATCTTCCTATTGAAGCCGATGAGAAATACGACATCAATGAAATCACGGACAAGGCGAAGCagggcgccgaggccgagcatAATCTGGCTCCCCTCCAGGCCCTCCGCCTCTATCCCAAAGCCATCTTCTGGTGTCTGGTTGTGTCCGCCTGTGTCATCATGGAGGGCTACGATACCAATCTCTTGGGCAACTTTTATGCATATCCCGAATTCGCCAAGAAATACGGCAAATTCAACGAGGCTTCTGGTAACTACCAGCTTACGGCCCCTTGGCAGGCTGGTCTCGGAAATGCTTCCGGTGTTGGATCCTTCTTTGGCACGCTTCTCAATGGCTATCTCGTGATGAAGTTTGGCCATGTCCGAGTTATTCTGGCCTCTCTTGTGGCGTTGAGCGCATTtatcttcatcgtcttctttgcGCCAAACACAAAGGTTCTCCTCGTCGGCGAGCTTCTGTGTGGCCTTCCTTGGGGTATTTTTGCCACGACTGCCCCAGCTTATGCCTCGGAGGTTCTGCCAATGACTCTGCGAGTGTATCTAACCAGCTGGACGAACATGTGCTTCATCATTGGACAGCTCATCTCAGCGGGCATCATGGCTGGCCTCGTCAATAACACAACTGAGTGGTCGTACAGAGTGCCTTTTGCCATTCAATGGTTTTGGCCAGTTGTTCTATTCCCCATCATCTGGTTTGCCCCAGACTCTCCTTGGCACCTCGTCCGCCAGGGACGCCacgcagaggccaaggagtCGTTGAGAAAACTACGCTCAAACCCTtccgaagaagagctgcaggaGAGCCTCAATCTGATCATCTACACCAACAATCTAGAGGAGCAGTTGGAGGTGGGTACATCCTACTGGGACTGCTTCAAAGGCTTTGAACTTCGCCGTACAGAGATTGCTTGCGTTGTGTTTTCCGGTCAAGTACTCTCCGGTCTCAACTTTGCCTACAACTCGACCTACTTCTTCCAACAGGTTGGCCTCACCACAACTCAAACCTACCACCTCAACGTCGGTGGAAACGGCATGGCGCTGTTTGGCACCATTGTTTCCTGGATCTTGGTCATGCCGTACGTCGGACGCCGCACGGCGTATGTCACTGGCATGTTTGTCATGTCAATTATTTTaatcatcatcggcggccTCAACGCCAAGACGAGCGATCACAACATTGGCATGGCCCAGGCTGTGTTGACCCTCATATGGACCTTTGTCTTCCAGCTTTCCGCTGGACAGCTTGGCTGGGCCTTGCCAGCAGAGCTTGGATCCACGCGCCTTCGTCAAAAGACTGTCTGCTTGGCTCGCAATGCGTACGCCATTGCTAGTATCGTCGCCGGCGTCCTGCAGCCGTACTTTATGAACCCGACTGAGTGGAATCTCAAGGGCTACACGGGCTTTGTATGGGGAGGCACTGCCTTTATCACCTTTGTTTGGGCCTACTTTCGGCTGCCGGAGTCCAAGGACCGAACTTATGAGGAGTTGGACATTTTGTTTGCAAGAAGAGTGCCGGCGCGGAAATTTGCCAGCTACAAGATTGACGCTTTCCAGAGCGATGCTCTGCCATGA
- a CDS encoding uncharacterized protein (TransMembrane:6 (i117-137o157-181i202-223o243-269i472-491o503-527i)) has product MANRQSSRASRSSTGFIPLGGGDFRDMDNDNPGGIPLAPLTTVKSSASTTGARRPMFNAHSNDEHNEKHGMHHRHAGRRRRMDDESLKRRQTGEDVSMNAMGRLYAKIIGFSVITRYMVYVVPVGILLAVPLIVLPLTGHKNDIRLGTNDGAHGPPLFYLFLWIQISWLSLWGVKMAVWFLPHVFMFFCGIVSAGTRKYATVLSNLTIVISIFFWGLASWLTFKSIFAQAYSDGITWVVNLERVLGASFVSSAILLGEKAVVQLIGVSYHQRSFDNRIKDSKREIHLLGLLYDASRTLFPMYCPEFAEEDYIIEDSIEMMLRRKAGKSAVGGVAPARIIGDVSRFGDKVTSVFGNLASEITGKHVFNPNSAHSIVIEALEKKRSSEALARRLWMSFVIEGRDALYPDDVEEVLGPAYKVEAEEAFEAIDTDANGDISLEEMLRKVVEMGKERKAIAEGMKDIGQALTAFDKVLLFVVLLITVFIFLSFFNSSLLTTIATAGTALLSLSFVFAVTTQEFLGSCIFLFVKHPYDVGDRIEISGTQMLVDRISLLYTVFTRTDRMQVSQVPNIVLNNLWIDNVTRSKAMSESFTVDVSFDTSFEDIELLRVEMENFVRAPENARDFHPDFSIGVGGVNNLDKLTLKLVIKHKSNWHNDRVRATRRSKFMCALAIAMKKVPILAPGGGGEALGGPTNPSYSVAVTDTWAAESRDKAAKATDAGRMAPTMHQTPEEQMESEKNAASALNANRNLAVETMGVWDSDNRSIASRDPGDQPDLLRKESSQHGGRRRAGEGLTGLTPSDSNNGTFPTSPRIQTYDEEAQTGIPASQFGAHQENGTSVGRQSSYRGASFDVSRNEDTLHLHPSVQAPGRGLSVGRRQRGSTTSNPHHET; this is encoded by the coding sequence ATGGCGAATAGGCAATCTTCTCGCGCCTCTCGGAGCTCAACTGGATTCATCCCCCTCGGAGGAGGCGATTTCCGCGACATGGACAACGACAATCCCGGCGGCATCCCCCTGGCCCCCTTGACCACCGTCAAGAGCAGCGCTTCCACCACGGGGGCCAGAAGGCCGATGTTCAATGCCCACAGCAACGACGAGCACAATGAGAAGCATGGCATGCACCACCGCCATGCCGGCCGTCGACGGAGGATGGACGACGAGAGCCTCAAGCGCAGACAGACCGGCGAGGACGTCAGCATGAACGCCATGGGCCGGCTGTACGCCAAGATCATCGGCTTCTCAGTCATCACGCGGTACATGGTTTACGTCGTCCCCGTCGGCATCTTGCTGGCAGTCCCTCTGATTGTGCTTCCCCTCACCGGCCACAAGAACGACATCCGCCTCGGCACCAACGACGGCGCCCACGGCCCGCCTCTGTTCTACCTCTTTCTCTGGATTCAAATCTCCTGGCTGTCCCTCTGGGGCGTCAAGATGGCCGTCTGGTTCCTCCCCCACGTCTTCATGTTCTTCTGCGGCATCGTCAGCGCCGGCACTCGCAAGTACGCCACCGTCCTGAGCAACCTGACCAttgtcatctccatcttcttctggggcCTGGCCTCGTGGCTCACTTTCAAGAGCATCTTTGCCCAGGCCTACTCTGATGGAATTACCTGGGTCGTCAACCTGGAGCGTGTGCTCGGTGCCTCCTTTGTGTCCTCTGCCATCCTTCTTGGCGAAAAGGCCGTTGTCCAGCTTATTGGTGTGTCGTATCATCAGCGATCCTTTGACAACCGCATCAAAGACTCCAAGAGGGAAATCCACCTCCTGGGTCTCTTGTATGACGCCTCTCGAACACTCTTTCCCATGTACTGCCCTGAATTTGCCGAAGAAGATTATATCATTGAAGATAGTATCGAGATGATGCTCCGACGCAAAGCTGGCAAGTCTGCCGTGGGTGGTGTTGCTCCTGCGAGGATCATTGGCGACGTCAGCCGGTTTGGTGACAAGGTGACATCCGTCTTTGGCAACCTTGCCAGTGAAATCACGGGCAAGCACGTCTTCAACCCCAACTCGGCCCACTCCATTGTCATTGAAgccctggagaagaagcgatcCTCCGAAGCCCTGGCTAGACGTCTCTGGATGTCCTTTGTCATCGAGGGCCGGGACGCGCTCTACCCCGACGACGTGGAAGAGGTTCTTGGACCGGCTTACAAGGTAGAGGCCGAAGAGGCCTTTGAGGCCATTGACACTGACGCCAACGGAGACATTAGTCTCGAGGAGATGCTGCGTAAAGTTGTGGAGATGGGCAAGGAGCGAAAGGCTATTGCCGAAGGCATGAAGGACATTGGTCAGGCCCTAACAGCATTTGATAAGGTCTTGCTGTTCGTAGTGTTACTGATCACTGTTTTCATCTTCCtgtccttcttcaacagTAGCCTTTTGACAACCATTGCCACCGCTGGAACCGCTCTTTTAtctctttcctttgtctttgccgTTACCACTCAAGAGTTCCTTGGTTCctgcatctttcttttcgtcAAACACCCCTACGATGTCGGTGATCGTATCGAGATTTCCGGCACGCAGATGCTTGTCGACCGCATTTCCCTCCTGTACACCGTTTTCACGCGCACCGATAGGATGCAGGTGTCCCAGGTTCCCAACATTGTATTGAACAACCTCTGGATCGACAACGTTACCCGAAGCAAGGCCATGTCGGAGAGCTTCACCGTCGACGTCTCTTTTGACACCTCGTTTGAAGACATTGAGCTGCTTCGCGTGGAGATGGAGAACTTTGTCCGCGCGCCCGAGAACGCTCGAGACTTCCATCCCGACTTCagcattggcgttggcggtGTCAATAACCTTGACAAGTTGACTCTCAAACTCGTCATCAAGCACAAGTCCAACTGGCACAACGACCGCGTCCGGGCCACTCGCCGCTCCAAGTTCATGTGTGCTCTGGCCATTGCTATGAAGAAGGTTCCCATCCTTGCtcctggcggcggtggcgagGCTCTCGGCGGACCCACCAACCCTTCTTACTCTGTGGCCGTGACCGATACCTGGGCTGCTGAGAGTCGagacaaggcagccaaggcAACTGATGCCGGACGCATGGCACCGACAATGCACCAGACCCCAGAGGAGCAGATGGAATCGGAGAAGAACGCAGCCTCTGCACTCAATGCAAACCGAAACCTTGCCGTGGAAACCATGGGTGTATGGGATTCTGATAACCGCTCAATCGCATCTAGAGACCCAGGCGACCAGCCGGATCTTCTGAGGAAGGAGAGCAGCCAGCATGGCGGCCGCCGACGAGCGGGCGAGGGCCTTACCGGACTTACACCTTCGGATAGCAACAATGGAACATTTCCTACGAGCCCTAGAATCCAGACCTATGATGAGGAGGCCCAAACTGGAATCCCAGCATCTCAGTTTGGCGCTCACCAGGAGAACGGAACGTCTGTTGGTCGCCAGTCCAGCTACCGGGGCGCCAGCTTTGATGTGAGCCGTAACGAGGACACACTCCACCTGCACCCCTCGGTTCAAGCCCCTGGCCGAGGCCTTAGCGTTGGTCGACGCCAACGAGGATCGACAACCAGCAACCCTCACCACGAGACGTAA
- a CDS encoding uncharacterized protein (EggNog:ENOG41) gives MSTTAPTQKPPQQVCDNCRFRKMKCDRGLPCSNCVVSSIPCRYLHTLRRKGPRGGKGRRLSQIRQGLTEPDKNHFDVSTPATQIQFGALEESNRSRGAAAGPGGQHNPLLALASASGIATEHDKQRLAVALAAHVQVFMKHLFPIMPVINDRELLADSLRLDELAPSRYAFLLSLCAATRIQLKLDNAQEYDETSVGINTSLDSPLTGEALLAAAEQARLQFNVVDDLSLDTLLTSFFLFAGYGNLEKHSHAWFYLNQAISLALSIGLHSESAYSNLQENEREMRRRIFWLLFVTERTYALQHRRPVMLRNTISKPQIVDSDCPIVMHDFVNHVRLFELLPCSLYEWQPHTDGCQPQGVALSHSISNKLSAVQPAESVMESQRFDTLVTQQWLRVSMWRLAFGSKPNLVYGQGLVPALGLPFDAGKSIMKALGSVSQSSKDCHGIAIEQKLFDIGMSLADASMSASPMPSFEFGPQDLLVSVTKFLGRIRGCQSHLLPKLLKHSEMILGFSNPIAGIDVHWPALLEEVPETVGDLATQGDESSSSTGSWQDACDLTMLEPGAASFMTLSCDDSPFDAEQVHIAGQVEIA, from the exons ATGTCGACCACGGCGCCCACGcagaagccgccgcagcaggtATGCGACAACTGTCGCTTCCGCAAAATGAAGTGCGACCGCGGCCTGCCGTGCAGCAACTGCGTCGTCTCGTCCATTCCCTGCCGCTACTTGCACACGCTTCGCCGCAAAGGACCGCGAGGAGGCAAAGGCCGTCGATTGTCCCAGATCAGGCAGGGCCTCACGGAGCCTGACAAGAACCACTTCGACGTCAGCACGCCGGCGACGCAGATCCAGTTCGGCGCCTTGGAGGAATCGAATAGGAGTCgcggggcagcagcagggcctgGCGGGCAACACAATCCACTCCTGGCTCTTGCGTCTGCGTCGGGGATCGCGACGGAGCACGACAAGCagaggctggcggtggccCTGGCGGCGCATGTGCAGGTGTTTATGAAGCACCTGTTCCCCATCATGCCGGTGATCAATGACAGGGAGCTTCTGGCCGACTCGCTGCGCCTGGACGAGCTGGCTCCGTCGCGCTATGCCTTTCTGCTGTCTCTCTGTGCCGCAACGCGGAtccagctgaagctggacaACGCGCAAGAGTATGACGAAACCTCAGTCGGCATCAACACGTCGCTGGATTCGCCTCTCACGggcgaggcgctgctggccgctGCTGAGCAGGCCCGGCTGCAGTTCAACGTGGTGGATGACCTGAGCCTGGACACGCTGCTgacctccttcttcctctttgcgGGCTACGGCAACTTGGAGAAGCACTCGCATGCTTGGTTCTACCTGAACCAGGCTATCTCGCTTGCTCTGTCGATAGGGTTACATAGCGAGTCGGCCTACAGCAATCTTCAGGAGAATGAGCGGGAGATGAGACGGCGGATATTCTGGCTGTTATTTGTGACGGAGAG GACATATGCTCTTCAGCATCGACGGCCAGTGATGCTGCGAAACACAATCTCAAAGCCCCAGATTGTCGACTCAGACTGCCCCATTGTCATGCACGACTTTGTCAACCACGTCCGCCTAttcgagctgctgccgtgCTCTCTCTACGAGTGGCAGCCTCACACCGACGGATGCCAGCCGCAGGGCGTCGCCCTCAGCCACTCGATCAGCAACAAGCTCTCCGCCGTGCAGCCGGCAGAGTCCGTCATGGAAAGCCAGAGATTCGACACGCTGGTCACGCAGCAGTGGCTCCGCGTGTCCATGTGGCGGcttgcctttggctccaAGCCGAATCTTGTCTATGGCCAGGGCCTGGTGCCTGCGCTTGGCCTGCCGTTTGATGCTGGCAAGTCCATCATGAAGGCCCTGGGGTCTGTGAGCCAGAGCTCAAAGGACTGTCACGGAATCGCCATT GAGCAAAAACTCTTTGATATCGGAATGAGTCTGGCAGATGCGTCCATGTCTGCTTCACCCATGCCGTCTTTCGAATTCGGGCCTCAGGACCTCCTAGTCTCAGTGACCAAGTTCCTCGGCCGCATCCGCGGATGCCAATCCCACTTATTACCAAAGCTCTTGAAACACTCGGAAATGATTCTCGGCTTTTCGAACCCCATTGCCGGCATCGATGTCCATTGGCCAGCACTCTTGGAGGAGGTGCCAGAAACTGTGGGTGACTTGGCTACACAGGGAGACGAGTCATCGAGTAGTACGGGTAGCTGGCAAGATGCGTGCGATTTGACCATGCTGGAGCCTGGCGCGGCGTCGTTTATGACGCTGTCGTGCGACGATTCGCCGTTTGACGCTGAGCAGGTGCATATAGCAGGACAGGTGGAGATTGCATGA
- a CDS encoding uncharacterized protein (CAZy:GH27): MRFPKEGLLVALSASGVRAARNGLARTPQMGWNNWNTFACSVSSTLLLDTSKLLTEYGLQDLGYKYVVLDDCWSSGRDDNGKLVADSAKFPDGMGAVADALHEQGFLFGMYSSAGEMTCARYAGSLDYEEADAQSFADWGVDYLKYDNCYHMGRFGTPLVSFNRFNAMAEAIKKTGRAMLYSLCSWGEDYVHTWGGSIANSWRISGDIYDSFARPDDLCSCTNAADPECIAPGTHCSVLAIVNKVAPYIDRGLPGGWNDLDMLEVGHGGMTEEEYKAHFSMWAALKSPPAAGQRPALHDGLGPRHRQQPRHHRPQPGPPRPRRPAHPAQS; encoded by the exons ATGAGATTCCCAAAGGAAGGGCTCTTGGTTGCCCTCTCCGCAAGCGGCGTCCGAGCTGCCAGGAACGGGCTGGCGAGAACTCCTCAGATGGGATGG AACAACTGGAACACCTTTGCCTGCTCCGTCTCCTccaccctcctcctcgacaCCTCCAAGCTGCTCACGGAATACGGCCTGCAAGACTTGGGCTACAAATACGTCGTGCTGGACGACTGCTGGTCCTCCGGCCGGGACGACAACGGCAAGCTCGTGGCCGACAGCGCAAAGTTTCCCGACGGGATGGGCGCCGTGGCGGATGCGCTGCACGAGCAGGGGTTCCTGTTTGGCATGTACTCGAGCGCGGGCGAGATGACGTGCGCACGATACG CCGGATCGCTCGACTACGAAGAGGCCGACGCGCAGAGCTTCGCCGACTGGGGCGTCGACTACCTCAAGTACGACAACTGCTACCACATGGGCCGCTTCGGCACGCCGCTCGTGTCGTTTAACCgcttcaacgccatggccgaggccatcaagaagaCGGGGCGGGCCATGCTGTACAGCCTGTGCAGCTGGGGCGAGGACTATGTCCACACT TGGGGAGGATCCATTGCCAATTCATGGCGCATCTCGGGCGACATCTACGACTCGTTTGCGCGTCCCGACGACCTGTGCTCGTGCACCAATGCCGCCGACCCGGAATGCATCGCGCCCGGCACGCACTGCTCCGTGCTGGCGATTGTCAACAAGGTGGCGCCGTACATTGATCGGGGGCTGCCGGGGGGGTGGAACGACCTGGACATGCTCGAGGTTGGCCACGGCGGCATGACTGAAGAAGAG TACAAAGCGCACTTCTCCATGTGGGCAGCCCTCAAGTCCCcccctgctgctgggcaacGACCTGCGCTCCATGACGGCCTCGgccctcgccatcgtcaacaaccccgccatcatcgccctcaACCAGGACCCCCGCGGCCGCGCCGTCCAGCGCATCCAGCGCAATCTTGA
- a CDS encoding uncharacterized protein (EggNog:ENOG41~TransMembrane:9 (i123-143o203-224i267-287o293-312i383-403o423-441i448-470o476-494i515-534o)), translating into MSSSASSQSRVDEITIASNEYHVSSSFSAESADRSKARSSINFNSNTEAKIRNPLIGIPRRTLLNDVDDFCRTKSLEDYRSIIRKGALVAQDPTGYEDITGSEALSPQEVEALRNEVLHKWRIPWTLFLTVVTCSIGAAVQGWDQTGSNGANLAFPRAYGIDSDSIHDKLVVGLVNAAPYIGTSLVGCWLSDPLNYHFGRRGAIFASANFCLWPVLGSAFCNTWPRLLICRLLMGVGMGAKASTVPIFAAENSPAPIRGALVMSWQLWNAFGIFLGTCANLAVMGIGAEAWRYQLGSAFIPAVPLVCLVYFCPESPRWYIKKNRYRDAMRSLLRLRNNPIQAGRDIYYIHVQLEVEAEFTGSSNYVKRFIELFTLPRVRRATLAAFTVMIAQQMCGINIIAFYSSTVFLDAGASQTGSLWASWGFGLVNFLFAFPAVWTIDTFGRRSLLLFTFPQMAWTLLAAGLCNLIPGKNGAHLGFVAFFIYLFAAFYSPGEGPVPFTYSAEVFPLSHREMGMAFAVATCLFWAAVLSITFPPDACQARCHRFIWIICALQRHGIGHDFPLASGDEAANAGRAGLHLRRALARLYEVSGDQDVAVVDQAMDLVPEGRDARAAVYTGCG; encoded by the exons ATgtcctcgtcggcgtcgtcgcAGAGTCGGGTCGACGAGATTACAAT AGCCTCCAACGAGTACCATGTCTCGTCGTCCTTCTCAGCAGAGTCTGCAGACCGCTCAAAGGCGCGGAGCAGCATAAACTTCAACTCCAACACGGAAGCAAA AATCAGGAACCCACTCATCGGCATCCCGCGACGGACTCTGCTCAACGATGTCGACGACTTCTGCCGCACAAAGTCGCTGGAGGACTATCGCTCCATCATCCGCAAGGGCGCGCTTGTTGCCCAGGACCCTACTGGCTACGAAGACATCACCGGCTCCGAGGCCCTGAGCCCGCAAGAGGTTGAAGCTCTCCGCAACGAGGTGCTGCACAAATGGCGGATCCCCTGGACGCTGTTCCTGACCGTCGTTACGTGCTCCATCGGTGCTGCGGTGCAGGGCTGGGATCAGACGGGGTCAAACGGCGCAAACCTCGCCTTTCCTCGTGCTTACGGCATAGACTCTGACAGCATCCACGACAAGCTCGTTGTCGGCCTCGTCAATGCTGCGCCGTACATCGGGACATCGCTTGTCGGCTGCTGGCTGTCGGATCCCCTAAACTATCACTTTGGCCGCCGCGGAGCCATATTTGCGTCTGCCAACTTCTGTCTTTGGCCCGTCCTGGGGAGTGCCTTTTGCAATACGTGGCCCAGGCTGCTGATATGCCGTCTGCTTATGGGCGTGGGGATGGGCGCAAAGGCATCTACTG TGCCCATCTTTGCGGCAGAAAACTCACCAGCCCCCATCCGAGGCGCTCTCGTTATGAGCTGGCAGCTGTGGAACGCGTTTGGGATTTTTCTCGGGACTTGCGCTAACCTTGCAGTCATGGGAATCGGTGCTGAAGCTTGGAGATACCAGTTGGGCTCGGCTTTCATCCCGGCTGTGCCACTTGTGTGCCTTGTTTACTTTTGCCCCGAGTCGCCGCGTTGGTATATCAAGAAGAACAGGTATAGAGATGCTATGCGATCTTTACTCCGCCTCCGAAACAACCCCATCCAGGCCGGTCGCGATATTTACTACATACACGTTCAGCTCGAAGTAGAGGCCGAGTTCACCGGCTCTAGCAACTATGTCAAGCGATTTATAGAACTCTTTACCCTGCCTCGAGTCCGTCGCGCGACTCTGGCCGCCTTTACCGTCATGATTGCGCAGCAAATGTGTGGTATCAACATTATTGCCTTTTACTCGTCTACTGTCTTTCTGGATGCTGGAGCAAGCCAAACCGGATCTCTCTGGGCCTCGTGGGGGTTTGGTCTGGTCAACTTCTTGTTCGCCTTTCCTGCCGTGTGGACGATTGACACGTTTGGTCGGCgatctctcctcctcttcacctTTCCGCAGATGGCATGGACGCTGCTGGCTGCAGGTCTCTGCAACCTGATACCCGGAAAGAATGGAGCTCATCTGGGCTTTGTTGCCTTCTTTATTTACTTGTTTGCAGCCTTTTACTCGCCAGGCGAAGGTCCTGTTCCGTTTACGTATTCCGCCGAAGTGTTTCCTCTGTCACACCGTGAAATGGGCATGGCCTTTGCGGTAGCGACCTGTCTGTTCTGGGCGGCTGTGCTGTCCATCACGTTCCCCCCTGATGCTTGCCAGGCTAGGTGTCACAGGTTCATTTGGATTATATGCGCTCTTCAACGTCATGGCATTGGTCATGATTTTCCTCTGGCTTCCGGAGACGAAGCAGCGAacgctggaagagctggacTACATCTTCGCCGTGCCCTCGCGCGTCTTTATGAAGTATCAGGTGACCAAGACGTTGCCGTGGTGGATCAAGCGATGGATCTTGTTCCGGAAGGACGCGACGCTCGAGCCGCTGTATACACTGGATGTGGCTGA